A stretch of Microbulbifer bruguierae DNA encodes these proteins:
- a CDS encoding enoyl-CoA hydratase/isomerase family protein, with amino-acid sequence MTQETPVIVERQGALGKLTLNLPKALNALNLDMIDQIAAQLDEWEQDDSLACIWIEGAGEKALCAGGDVVALYRESGSYRERGASQFVQDFFTREYRLDYRIHTYPKPIVVWGSGIVMGGGIGIMSGASHRIVTETTRMAMPEITIGLFPDVGGGWFLNRMPGRTGLFLGLTGAQFNGTDALYCGMADRLLPAAGKDALIAGLAALDFTGDPQRNQVLVSKEIQSREMSPSEQPAPNLRTHYDVIQELTDGATLSEVYQAIINYRGEDKWLQRAAATLAAGCPLTAGIVWEQLRRARHMSLADVLRMELALAVNLCSNGQVKEGVRALLIDKDRDPQWQPATLEAVTPEQVMACFAQPWGESPLADL; translated from the coding sequence ATGACCCAGGAAACCCCCGTCATTGTTGAACGCCAGGGCGCCCTCGGCAAATTGACGCTTAATCTGCCCAAGGCCCTCAACGCGCTCAACCTCGACATGATCGACCAGATCGCCGCACAACTGGACGAATGGGAGCAGGATGACAGTCTCGCCTGTATCTGGATCGAAGGGGCGGGTGAGAAAGCGCTGTGTGCCGGTGGTGACGTGGTGGCACTGTATCGGGAGTCTGGCAGTTACCGGGAGCGGGGTGCCAGCCAGTTCGTTCAGGACTTTTTTACCCGTGAATACCGCCTGGACTATCGCATTCACACCTACCCCAAACCCATCGTCGTCTGGGGTAGTGGCATCGTTATGGGCGGTGGTATCGGCATTATGAGTGGTGCCAGTCATCGTATTGTTACGGAAACCACTCGCATGGCCATGCCGGAAATTACCATCGGCCTGTTTCCCGATGTCGGCGGCGGCTGGTTTCTGAATCGGATGCCCGGCCGTACCGGCCTGTTTCTCGGGCTTACTGGTGCCCAGTTTAACGGTACCGATGCGCTCTACTGTGGCATGGCCGACAGACTGCTGCCGGCGGCCGGTAAAGACGCGCTGATCGCCGGTCTGGCAGCGCTCGATTTCACCGGGGATCCACAGCGCAACCAGGTGCTGGTGAGCAAAGAGATCCAGTCCCGGGAAATGTCCCCCAGCGAACAGCCGGCACCGAACCTTCGCACCCACTACGACGTCATCCAGGAACTGACCGACGGCGCCACCCTGTCGGAGGTGTATCAGGCCATCATCAATTATCGAGGTGAGGATAAATGGCTGCAGCGGGCGGCGGCCACGCTTGCGGCTGGTTGTCCGCTTACCGCCGGGATTGTTTGGGAGCAGCTGCGCCGGGCGCGGCACATGTCGCTGGCTGATGTACTGCGCATGGAGCTGGCATTGGCGGTGAATTTGTGCAGCAATGGTCAGGTAAAAGAAGGCGTGCGTGCGCTGCTGATCGACAAGGATCGCGATCCGCAGTGGCAACCGGCAACGCTGGAGGCCGTGACACCCGAGCAGGTGATGGCCTGTTTCGCCCAGCCCTGGGGTGAGAGCCCGCTGGCGGATCTGTAA
- the mmsB gene encoding 3-hydroxyisobutyrate dehydrogenase, with product MEKPQRIAFIGLGNMGGPMAANLVKQGFAVTAFDLSPVMLEKAQANGCSKAESAHAAIEGADVVISMLPSGEAVRALYLGVHGLLQAMNPPTLLIDCSTIAANDARQIIAAASERGIDALDAPVSGGTAAAAAGTLSFMCGGAEHALQRARPVLAAMGANMFHAGPAGSGQVAKICNNMLLAVQMIGTAEALQLGVDNGLDPRVLSEIMGASSGGNWSLEKYNPYPGVMENVPAAQHYEGGFSVALMLKDLGLAMDTAAGSASSTPLGALAKNLYQLHGGDPLNRALDFSSIQNLFRRPAGD from the coding sequence ATGGAAAAGCCACAGAGGATTGCCTTTATCGGCCTTGGCAACATGGGGGGACCGATGGCCGCGAATCTGGTGAAACAGGGGTTTGCGGTCACCGCGTTTGATCTGTCCCCGGTAATGCTGGAAAAGGCACAGGCCAATGGCTGCAGCAAAGCCGAAAGCGCGCATGCTGCGATTGAAGGGGCTGACGTTGTCATTTCCATGTTGCCCAGTGGCGAGGCGGTGCGTGCGCTGTATCTGGGAGTGCACGGTCTGTTGCAGGCGATGAATCCGCCAACCCTGCTGATCGACTGTTCCACCATCGCCGCCAACGATGCCCGCCAGATCATTGCCGCGGCCAGTGAGCGCGGAATCGATGCACTGGATGCGCCGGTATCCGGTGGCACTGCTGCCGCGGCGGCCGGTACCCTGTCGTTTATGTGCGGTGGTGCGGAACACGCGTTGCAGCGGGCGCGGCCAGTGCTGGCGGCGATGGGGGCGAATATGTTTCACGCCGGACCTGCGGGCAGCGGGCAGGTGGCTAAAATCTGCAACAACATGCTGCTTGCGGTGCAAATGATTGGCACCGCCGAGGCGCTGCAACTGGGCGTCGATAACGGTCTTGATCCACGGGTGCTGTCCGAAATCATGGGTGCGAGCTCTGGCGGCAACTGGTCGCTGGAAAAGTACAATCCCTACCCGGGCGTCATGGAAAATGTGCCTGCGGCGCAGCATTATGAGGGCGGTTTTTCCGTGGCGCTGATGCTGAAAGACCTCGGACTTGCCATGGATACCGCAGCCGGCAGCGCCTCGTCCACACCGCTGGGAGCGCTGGCGAAAAACCTGTATCAGCTGCACGGCGGCGACCCGCTCAATCGCGCTCTGGACTTCTCCAGTATCCAGAACCTGTTCCGGCGCCCGGCGGGGGACTGA
- the hemN gene encoding oxygen-independent coproporphyrinogen III oxidase has product MAENCTDSTLSSHEIQQDRPASSPTTLPLSPELLARYAGPCPRYTSYPTADRFAPLAVDESSGAVAGAERPWDALNSVRSLSLYVHIPFCHSLCYFCACNKVITHQYGLASSYLDHLLKEAQWYRERVAPVPVTQLHLGGGTPTFLNDRDLTRLMVGLGDVFELRSGDDVEYSIEADPRVLELETLDTLRNLGFNRLSMGIQDFNPDVQRAINRICTPQQVRTLTEAARERGFGSISYDLIHGLPGQSVASLERTIDTVLELAPDRIALYHYAHLPHRFKAQRLIDSDLMPPPSEKIAMQLAASRRLTEAGYVFLGMDHFARPDDPMAIAAAEGRLARNFQGYTLMPADALVGLGASAISYSADGYWQNQHNQKEYTTAIAARGQAIFRGWQLTDDDRLRQGLIMELMCHLRIDKRELERKTGAPFAGYFHRELARLQPMFEDGLLGQSDRDLYVTERGRWFLRNAAAAFDTYLHEAQTDAQYSRVL; this is encoded by the coding sequence ATGGCCGAGAATTGCACCGATAGCACCTTATCCTCCCACGAAATTCAGCAGGACCGGCCGGCCTCCTCGCCTACTACATTGCCGCTTTCACCGGAACTTCTGGCGCGCTATGCCGGGCCCTGTCCACGCTATACCTCTTACCCCACCGCGGACCGCTTCGCGCCACTGGCTGTGGATGAAAGTAGCGGTGCTGTTGCCGGCGCAGAAAGACCCTGGGATGCACTGAACAGTGTGCGCTCTCTGTCCCTGTATGTGCATATCCCGTTCTGTCATTCCCTGTGTTATTTCTGTGCCTGTAACAAGGTTATTACTCACCAGTACGGCCTCGCCTCGAGCTATCTCGATCATCTGCTCAAAGAAGCCCAGTGGTACCGCGAGCGCGTCGCTCCGGTGCCGGTGACACAACTGCATCTGGGCGGTGGCACGCCCACCTTTCTGAATGACCGCGATCTGACCCGGTTGATGGTGGGGTTGGGGGACGTGTTCGAGTTGCGCAGTGGTGACGATGTGGAGTACAGCATCGAGGCCGATCCCCGGGTGCTGGAGCTGGAAACTCTGGATACCTTGCGCAACCTTGGGTTCAACCGCCTGAGTATGGGAATCCAGGATTTCAATCCTGATGTGCAGCGGGCAATCAACCGGATCTGTACCCCGCAGCAGGTGCGTACTCTCACCGAGGCCGCGCGCGAGCGCGGATTTGGCTCCATCTCTTACGATCTGATCCACGGGTTGCCGGGGCAGAGCGTGGCGAGCCTGGAGCGTACCATCGATACCGTGCTGGAGCTGGCGCCGGATCGCATTGCCCTGTACCACTACGCGCACCTGCCCCACCGCTTCAAGGCGCAGCGCCTGATCGATTCCGATCTGATGCCGCCGCCGTCAGAAAAAATTGCCATGCAGTTGGCCGCCAGCCGCCGTCTCACCGAGGCCGGCTACGTCTTTCTCGGCATGGATCACTTCGCGCGCCCCGATGACCCCATGGCCATCGCCGCAGCGGAGGGGCGTTTGGCGCGCAACTTCCAGGGCTACACCCTGATGCCGGCCGATGCGCTGGTGGGACTCGGGGCCTCGGCTATCAGCTATAGCGCCGATGGCTACTGGCAGAACCAGCACAACCAGAAGGAATACACCACAGCCATTGCCGCCCGCGGCCAGGCTATTTTCCGCGGCTGGCAATTGACGGACGACGACCGGCTGCGGCAGGGACTGATCATGGAATTGATGTGTCATCTGCGTATCGACAAGAGGGAGCTGGAGCGGAAAACCGGCGCGCCGTTTGCAGGTTATTTCCATCGGGAGCTAGCGCGATTGCAGCCCATGTTTGAGGATGGCCTGCTGGGACAGAGTGACCGCGACCTCTACGTCACCGAGCGTGGACGCTGGTTCCTGCGTAACGCCGCCGCTGCTTTTGACACTTACCTGCATGAGGCGCAAACTGACGCGCAATATTCGCGTGTGCTCTAG